The Meriones unguiculatus strain TT.TT164.6M chromosome 1, Bangor_MerUng_6.1, whole genome shotgun sequence genome has a segment encoding these proteins:
- the Capn1 gene encoding calpain-1 catalytic subunit, translating to MAEELNTPVYCTGVSAQVQKQRDKELGLGSHENPVKYLGQDYEKLRASCLQRRVLFRDDAFPPVSYSLGYNSLGPNSRATQGIKWKRPTEMFSNPQFIVDGATRTDICQGALGDCWLLAAIASLTLNQTILRRVVPFGQSFQSGYAGIFHFQLWQFGEWVDVVVDDLLPTKDGKLVFVHSAQGNEFWSALLEKAYAKVNGSYEALTGGCTSEAFEDFTGGVTECYDLHEAPRDLFQIIQKAVERGSLLGCAIRISNIQQRENITFKNLVKGHAYSVTSAKQVNYQGQRVSLIRIRNPWGETEWNGPWSDDSSEWNKVDPYERERLRVNMEDGEFWMSLRDFLREFDILEICNLTPDALKSRTLRNWNATFFEGSWRRGSTAGGCRNYPATFWVNPQFKIRLEEVDDEDDYESRESGCSFVLALMQKHRRRQRRFGQDWEAIGFTVYEVPPELVGKPVHMKGDFFRSNESLIATKIFTNIREISNRYRLPPGEYIVVPSTFKPNREADFLLRFFSEKAAGTQELDYKIQANLPEEKVLSEGEIDESFKALFSKLAGEDMEISVKELRTILNRIVSKHKDLRTDGFSLESCRSMVNLMDRDGNGKLGLVEFNILWNRIRNYLTIFRRYDVDKSGSMSSYEMRMAIEAAGFKLNKKLHELIINRYSENDLCVDFDNFVCCLVRLETMFRFFKLLDTDQDGIVTFDLFKWLQLTMFA from the exons ATGGCGGAAGAGCTCAACACGCCGGTGTACTGCACTGGGGTGTCCGCCCAAGTGCAGAAGCAACGGGACAAGGAGTTGGGCCTGGGCAGCCATGAGAACCCCGTCAAGTACCTGGGCCAGGATTATGAAAAGCTTCGAGCAAGCTGCCTGCAGAGACGGGTCCTCTTCCGAGACGACGCCTTCCCCCCGGTTTCttacagcctgggctacaacagTCTGGGTCCTAATTCCCGGGCCACCCAGGGCATCAAATGGAAGCGTCCTACG GAGATGTTTTCAAACCCCCAGTTCATCGTGGACGGAGCCACTCGGACAGACATCTGCCAGGGAGCACTGG GGGACTGTTGGCTCCTGGCTGCCATTGCCTCCCTCACCCTCAACCAGACCATTCTTCGCCGAGTGGTTCCCTTCGGCCAGAGCTTCCAGAGTGGCTACGCTGGCATCTTTCATTTCCAG CTGTGGCAGTTTGGGGAGTGGGTGGACGTGGTCGTGGATGACTTGCTGCCCACCAAGGACGGGAAGCTGGTGTTCGTGCACTCTGCCCAGGGCAACGAGTTCTGGAGTGCTCTGCTTGAGAAGGCATATGCCAA GGTGAACGGCAGCTACGAGGCCCTTACAGGAGGCTGCACCTCAGAGGCCTTTGAGGACTTTACCGGAGGGGTCACTGAGTGCTACGATTTGCACGAGGCACCCCGAGACCTCTTCCAGATCATCCAGAAGGCCGTGGAACGAGGCTCCTTACTGGGGTGCGCCATCAGA ATCTCCAATATCCAGCAAAGGGAGAATATTACGTTTAAGAACCTAGTGAAAGGCCACGCCTACTCTGTGACGAGTGCCAAGCAG GTGAATTACCAGGGCCAGCGTGTGAGCCTGATCCGAATTCGGAACCCCTGGGGTGAAACGGAGTGGAACGGACCCTGGAGTGACGA CTCCTCAGAGTGGAACAAAGTGGACCCCTACGAACGAGAGAGGCTGAGGGTCAACATGGAGGATGGGGAGTTCTG GATGTCGCTCCGAGACTTCTTGCGTGAGTTCGACATACTGGAGATCTGCAACCTTACACCCGATGCCCTGAAGAGCAGGACTCTGAGGAACTGGAACGCCACATTCTTCGAGGGTTCTTGGCGCCGGGGGAGCACAGCTGGCGGATGCAGGAACTACCCAG CTACCTTCTGGGTAAACCCCCAGTTCAAGATCCGTTTGGAGGAAGTGGATGATGAAGACGACTATGAGAGCCGCGAGTCCGGCTGCAGCTTCGTGTTGGCCCTCATGCAGAAGCACCGCCGCAGGCAGCGTCGCTTCGGACAGGACTGGGAGGCCATTGGTTTCACGGTGTACGAG GTTCCTCCGGAG CTGGTAGGTAAGCCCGTGCACATGAAAGGTGACTTCTTCCGCTCCAACGAATCCTTGATCGCTacaaagatcttcaccaacatcCGGGAAATCAGTAATCGCTACCGCCTGCCGCCGGGGGAGTACATTGTGGTTCCGTCCACCTTCAAGCCCAACAGGGAGGCTGACTTCCTACTGCGCTTCTTCTCCGAGAAGGCTGCTGGGACCCA GGAGCTAGATTACAAGATCCAGGCCAACCTCCCTGAAGAG AAAGTGCTGTCGGAAGGAGAGATTGATGAGAGCTTCAAAGCCTTGTTCAGTAAGCTGGCAGGGGAG GACATGGAGATCAGCGTCAAAGAGTTGCGGACCATCTTGAACAGGATCGTTAGCAAAC ACAAAGACCTGCGCACGGACGGCTTCAGCCTCGAGTCATGCCGCAGCATGGTGAATCTCATGGAT CGAGATGGCAACGGGAAGCTGGGCCTGGTAGAGTTCAATATCCTGTGGAACCGCATCCGAAATTACCTG ACCATCTTCCGGAGGTATGACGTGGACAAGTCTGGCAGCATGAGTTCCTACGAGATGAGGATGGCCATCGAGGCTGCGG GCTTCAAGCTCAACAAGAAGCTGCATGAACTCATCATCAACCGCTACTCAGAGAACGACCTGTGCGTGGACTTTGACAACTTTGTGTGCTGCCTCGTGCGACTGGAGACCATGTTCC GATTTTTCAAACTTCTGGACACAGACCAGGATGGTATTGTGACCTTTGATCTATTTAAG TGGTTACAGCTAACCATGTTTGCGTGA